A stretch of DNA from Desulfurella amilsii:
AAACAGGCTTGTTTTGGCAGGCGGTGTTAGTGCAAACTCGCTGCTTAGAGAGCACATGAGTTTGTTATCTAAAGATATTGGTTTTGAGCTTTTTTTACCTCCCTTGAGCCTTTGTACAGACAACGCACTAATGATTGCAAAAGCTGCTCAGTTTAAATTAGATTTAGCTACATTTGATCTAGACTCTATTGATGCAAATCCATCACTGAGTTTAGAAGAACATTTAAACTAATAATTGTGATTTTATAATGTTAAATACATCGGTGGGTTTAAGTGAAAAAAAACACTTAAGATAGCCATTATTAAGTTCATAGGGGCATTTTTTCCAATTATTGCACGGTTGACAATCAAGTTTTGCTGTTGTTAGTATAGTGTTCTTGTGTTTGGGAAACCAACCAGAGCTAAAACCTACAAGAATAAAAGCTTTTTTCTTTTGGCTTACGGCAACATGACCGCCAAATGAATCATTACCAATAAAAAATTGTGATTTTTTAATTAGACAAGCCAGTTCTTTTATACTTAAATTGCTAAAACTAAAGAATTTTGCCTTCGCGTGAACTTTAATCTCTTTGAGGACCAAGCCTTCGTTTGGCGCCACAACAACAAGAGGTATATATCCTAATTCATAATATACTTTATCGATTAATTGAATAAAATAATCCAAAGGCCAGCTTTTTATCTTTTTTCTTGCTGTTGGCATTACGACAAAAAAATTATTTTTTAGGTTTAGATTTTGTAATAAATTTTCTATTTTATTATCAGTATTTTTATCGTAGTAGAGCTCGGGCAAATATATACCATCATCAATTGTTATACCCAATGGTTTTAACAGTGTTAGCCTGTCATCAACAGTATAGCTATGATTTTCGTGAATCAAAACATTATTATAGTAAAAATTATCTTTGCCTTTAAATGCAATTTTCTTGCTAGCTGAGCTAAGAAAAGTTATCCTTTTGGTTGTTGCAGTTCTTTGAACGTCTATAACTGCATCGTATGAATTTGCTCGTATATTTTTGATTACAGAAAATTCACTAAACAGATCTTTTTGCATAGTAAATATTTCGTCAATGAATGGATTTAATGTCAAAATTTCTTTAGCAGGGTTAGATGTTAAAAAGTCTACTTTTGACTTTTGAATGTTTTCTTTGATAGCTCTTGCGAGTGTGGCTGTTAGCAAAACATCGCCTAATTGCCTAAGTTGAATTATTAATATCTTCATTAGGTTTGTATAAAGCTTTTTGGTATTAATTGTTTGAAAGCATAAATTTCGAAAAGCTTTGCAAAATAACTATTCCATGTGTATTTTGTTGCAATGTTACTCGCGGCTAGAGAACAATTTATACGTTTTTGAGTGTTTGTAATTATTTCTGTTAACTTTTTTGAAAACTCTAATGGATTTGGTTCGTTTATAATCAAATCAGATAAGTTATTCTCAAAGATTTCAGACGCCCCAACCCTTTTAGATGTTATCACAGGAACACCGCATGCCATAGATTCTAGTACAACCATACCAAATTCTTCTATCAAAGCTGGATGGATAAGAACATCTAAAGATTTGAATATATTTTCTACATCGTCTATGGGTTCGATGAAGTTTATATAGCTATATAGTTGTGGATAGTTAGCAAAATAGCTTTTAAAGTTTTTTTCTTTGCCAACCACGATAAAGGAGATGTCATCAAGCAACCGTTTTTGCATATGTGTTAGGGTTTCAAAAAAAATATCAATGCCTCTTTTTTTTAGGTTTCCAGA
This window harbors:
- a CDS encoding glycosyltransferase family 9 protein, whose protein sequence is MKILIIQLRQLGDVLLTATLARAIKENIQKSKVDFLTSNPAKEILTLNPFIDEIFTMQKDLFSEFSVIKNIRANSYDAVIDVQRTATTKRITFLSSASKKIAFKGKDNFYYNNVLIHENHSYTVDDRLTLLKPLGITIDDGIYLPELYYDKNTDNKIENLLQNLNLKNNFFVVMPTARKKIKSWPLDYFIQLIDKVYYELGYIPLVVVAPNEGLVLKEIKVHAKAKFFSFSNLSIKELACLIKKSQFFIGNDSFGGHVAVSQKKKAFILVGFSSGWFPKHKNTILTTAKLDCQPCNNWKKCPYELNNGYLKCFFSLKPTDVFNIIKSQLLV